From a single Rutidosis leptorrhynchoides isolate AG116_Rl617_1_P2 chromosome 5, CSIRO_AGI_Rlap_v1, whole genome shotgun sequence genomic region:
- the LOC139849808 gene encoding uncharacterized protein, whose protein sequence is MTAKDVTKLVTGEKVLVHLNRFDQPIKSEGSLCTRFMGLCLKQQHFCPIEAKDWREVKMKRGVSLMQHIREKFMLPDRENVDRVSLLILDDKYRARKYRVKDELFKVVTQKLKEVEGVNLVEGQEIQYTEEQILEGLDLVEAPPNINNDQWDKYKRNLRSSQSKNLSKLGKKARDEKLHVHTTGARSHARIRDDFMMKNNREPYPLEFFDIVHKSKDGAYVKDISKDFMVCLNFIEFRLLSQVLKGF, encoded by the exons ATGACAGCGAAAGATGTAACCAAGTTAGTAACTGGTGAAAAAGTGTTGGTCCATCTCAATAGATTTGATCAGCCAATCAAATCTGAAGGGTCACTATGCACTAGATTTATGGGTTTATGTTTAAAACAACAACATTTTTGCCCTATTGAGGCAAAGGATTGGCGTGAAGTTAAAATGAAACGTGGTGTTAGTCTTATGCAACACATCCGG GAAAAATTCATGTTACCTGATAGAGAGAATGTTGATAGAGTTTCGCTTTTAATACTCGATGATAAGTATAGGGCTCGAAAGTATCGAGTGAAGGATGAGTTGTTTAAGGTTGTTACTCAAAAATTAAAAGAGGTTGAAGGAGTTAACTTGGTAGAAGGACAAGAAATACAATACACGGAAGAACAGATTCTTGAAGGGCTCGACTTGGTAGAAGCACCTCCCAACATTAATAATGACCAGTGGGACAAATATAAAAGGAATCTTAGATCATCTCAGTCAAAG AACTTATCAAAACTTGGGAAAAAGGCAAGAGATGAGAAACTTCATGTTCATACTACAGGTGCTCGTAGCCATGCACGAATAAGAGATGATTTT ATGATGAAAAACAATAGAGAACCATATCCCCTTGAGTTTTTTGATATCGTTCATAAATCAAAAGATGGAGCATATGTTAAAGATATATCTAAGGATTTTATGGTATGTTTAAACTTTATTGAATTTCGCTTGCTATCTCAAGTTTTAAAAGGATTCTAA